The genomic window TTCTTCTAGTTCTTTTATCTTTCCAGAGAACCAATGTAAAATAGGTGTTCCACAGTTTTTATGATTCTTTAATAAAGTTAATACCTCTGATTCTGCTCCACGAGAGTGAATACTAATAAATTTCCCATTTTGTATCTCACACTCTTCTAGTACTCTCTTAAAAATACTTGTTTGGAGAGGTAAAGACTTAGAAAACCTTGTGCTTCCATCAATCCCTACTTCACCAACAAAATTAGTATTTTTAATACAATCTATTAACAAGTCTACTTCATTAGCCTTAGCTTCAGCAATTTCAGGATGTAACCCTACTGATACATGAATATTTTCATACTTCTCAAAGACTTTTGATGTTGCTAACCATGCTTTTGGACTTGTTGTTACTGCTAATGTAAATATATTAATCTTATTAACTTTATCAATTATTTGTAAAGCATCAGGATATAAATCAAGATGTGTATGCATATCAATCATAATACTTCATGTTCCTCTAACAATTTACCTAACTCTGTTAAGCCTCTCTCAACTACTCCAACATACTTATGTCTATCATTAGTAGATGAGAAAGATAAAGCACCACAAATAATTCGTTCAATACCTTTATTTTGATATTTTACATATGCAGATGCTACAGCGTTGACGTCGTTAGGTCCTTGTGTTTTACTAAATCCATTATTATTTAAATCTCTATATTTATATATAGTAAAATCTGCTATTCCTGCTTTTAAAAAAGCAGCTCTTCTTACCATACAAGGCACACAGCGTCCACAATGAGTACGTCCATGTGTTAAATATTTACCACAGCTTGTTGTACTACATACTAACGATTGAACTAAATCTTGATTTTTACATTCTTGTAGCATTTCACCTTTTGTTTTGAATTGATAAGGAGTTACTATCTTTGCATTGATTCCTAAGTTATTCCAAATGTCTTGAATTAATCCTAAAAATACTGGATGTGTTGTTTTAGTACTAAGACTTCCTAGTCTTCCTGAGTTTAATGCAATATTAAGACTAATAAAACCATTCTCAGGTACATATATATCTACTGTACTTGTTTTCCATTTACTTAATGTAGTTGCTGCTAAAAGAGCATATCCCAAAAATATTATTGAACGACCTCTTGTAGATGATTCATTTCTGCCACTTAAACTTATAGGATTCTTCCATCGAAAGTGTTGTTGAGATGGTGCTAATTGACGTGTAAATGCTTTTTGTTTTTCAACATCTCCTTTTGCTTCTTGAGAAACAAAACAAGGCTTAAGTCCATTCGTAATTAAATCAATTGCACCAATTAAACTATCCATTCCACCTGAGAGTAAAGATACGCAATCTACATCAATTTCTATGGGTATAATTGATGTAGGAGCTTGTACCCCATTATTAACAAATTCAAATTTCCATATATCTCCAGTTAAAAATCTAAAAGCTTTTTCTAGTGATTTATATTGTGATCTCCACGGTTCTGGATTACATAAATAGACTTTTAGTTCTATTTGTCTTGTCCAACCATCTTCACTTTTTTCTCTTTCACAACTTAAATCTGAAGCAGCTACGGATAAAGCAATTGTCACAAAATCCCAAACTAAATTTGATGGTGCTATGTTATCTCTTTTTAAAGCTCGTAACCAATCATTAGAAATAAAACTTATATTAGGACGGCCACTGTTTGAATATAAAGAAAAATATTTCGTATTACTATCTAATATAGTTGGTAGTTCATTTACTGGTGCACAAATTACTTTCATTATAGTTCTCCTTCAAAAACGATAAAAGTGCTTTCTAAGGCTAGTTGAGTTACAGCATTTAATTTACTAATATCAGGATGTTTATCAGAAGATTTATATTGTTGTAACTGAGCTGAAATTTCAGACTTAAGATAATCCCTCATTTCATCTACTCTTTGAACCATCTCCTTTGGGCTAAGTGTTCTTTCCAATAATTGACCAATATCCAACTGAAGTCTATTAGAAGCTTCATATGCTAGAAAACCTTCTATTAAATCCCAGCTCTCATCATCTCCTAAATTCAATAATTCTATATCTGGATTTTGTTCTAACAAATCTGACATAGCATTAGCCATTGAATCTTTAATGGATTCTTCATCTATTATTCCACCTTCACTTGTAACTCTATCAATAATTGCATCTATTACTTCATTAGCACTTGGAGACTTAGACATAAGATTTTGTGCCCAGTCTTTAATATCAGGTAATGTATTGTCTTTAACATCTCTTAAAAATGATACCAATCCAGAAACAGAACTTGTAGAAGCTCTCATCCTTTTAGCTACATTAGATGCACCACCCATTCCTTTTTTAGAATAGTGTCCTACTGCTTTTTTAAATGAGTTTTGACTTCCACTTCTAGCAAATTCACCAAGATTTTTTCTTGCTGTCCCAAACCTTGCTATTGGGGCTAATACTACCGGTTCTTGAATACTAGGTTGTTCTGTAGTTATTCCATTCTCTTGTTCAGAACTAGAATCAGAATCTATTGGTACAGTTATATCACTATTAATATCATCAAGCCAAGGTGGATCCATTGATATACCTGATACTGGTCCTGTACTAGAAGTTGATGTACCCATTACTGTCCTCCAAATTTATGATTAATTGCTTTTTGAGTACTTTTAGGTGTTTCTGTATCTTTTGACCATTCCAGGAGAGTACTTTTTGCCCACTCTTCATTAGAGAGTAATGGGACAAAAGAAGCTAATCGTTTTGATGAAGGTATCTCTTCTAATAAATCAGTAAGTGAACTACCTAAAGAAGGATAAGCTCTAATTACATGTAAAACACCTTGAAGTGAATTACCATTCCATTCTTGAGCTCTTAGTTTTCTCTTTAAGCGAATTAAAATTTGATTAGCTTCCATTTCATGAAGTGATTTAATTTTAGTTACTAATGTTGCTTGACTTGATTTTACTACAAGCAATGCATCATAAATTTCTTTTGCCTCTTGAGATAATTCATCAACACTGGAAAGAGAAACAATTGTATCTTTACTAAGGTGTAGTAAAGGTCTTAAATCAACACCTGATAATAAAGGAGTTATTTGTAACCACTCTTCTATAAATGGATCTTTCCAGCTTTGGTCTGGTGATTCATAATCTTCACCACTTTTAAGTTTTTCTTCTATTTCTATTAAAAAATCTACTTTCCCATCATCACTTTCAGAAACTTTTTTAGCAAGAAATTCAAATGCACGTGGAGATGCACAACGCTCAAATAGTTGTAATTTAACAAGCTCTTCAAAAGCTATTCCTATACCTTGTGTATTCGCAATAGTTTCTCTAATTATTAAATTGTTCAAAAAACGTTTTATTAATCTAGGGTTTCCAGCCAATTGTTCTACAGTAGCCATAATATGAGCTAATTGTTCTGCTATATCTATTTGCTTTTCAAGTGAATTACTAGACGCACCAAATGCTTCGTTTATAGCCTGTTCTTTCAATCCCCCTAACCAAGGTTTTTTAACTGTCTCTAAAATTTTTTCTCTTGCTTCATCTAAAACTTCTTGTGTAATAACAGCTTTTTTAACGGCTTGTTCTGCAAATAAAAGAATTAAATATGCTTTAACTTCACTTACTCCTAATCTTGGAACTCGTAAAGGGACTTGAATCAATTTATCAAAATAGCTTGTTACTAATTCATCATCTATTTGAATTTTAGAAAAATGTGAACGGACAGCACTTCTAATCATTTTTTCATCTGCTGCAATAATAAAAGAAGTTCGTGGTAAAAATAGAAGAAGCCTCATAGCTTCAAGAGTTGAAATAGCAGTATCTGGCATACAACGATCAAGATCATCTACCAATACTACTAATTTTATATTTAGACCTTCTAGTATTTCTTCAAAGGCTTGTCTTAAACTTGATATCTCTTTAGGTAAGGATGTTATTTCTTCCTCTTTTAGAATACTTTTCAATTCAGGTTCAAGTCCTTTATATGCTTCTTGTGCTTTTACTAATTCTTCTTGACTGGGTAAATCAGCACCTTTAAATAAGCCTCCAAAAGCACCAACTGCTGCTCCAATAGGTCCTCCTATTGCCCCTCCAAGTATTGCTCCTGAGGCTACTGGTGCACCTAATTTTAAAACTTTAAACCTCTGATACAGATTGTAATAAAGCCATTTTAGCATCATCAAAGCCTTGATAAAGCCATGCATTAAATTCTAGAAATAAGTACTTTTGTTCAGCTTGTTCTCCTTCATTTAATGATTTTCCAATCATTTTAACAAGTGAAGACTTTCCACTCCCCCAGCTTCCTGAAATACCTATAGAT from Arcobacter sp. F2176 includes these protein-coding regions:
- the qatD gene encoding Qat anti-phage system TatD family nuclease QatD, yielding MIDMHTHLDLYPDALQIIDKVNKINIFTLAVTTSPKAWLATSKVFEKYENIHVSVGLHPEIAEAKANEVDLLIDCIKNTNFVGEVGIDGSTRFSKSLPLQTSIFKRVLEECEIQNGKFISIHSRGAESEVLTLLKNHKNCGTPILHWFSGKIKELEEAISLGCWFSINPIMCNSKKGISLISRIPKNRILPESDGPFTAVKNKTIYPWEAINIVNTLEKIWQCNHDDVIYQLKINLNTLLGKNYGEVRNKHVT
- the qatB gene encoding Qat anti-phage system associated protein QatB produces the protein MGTSTSSTGPVSGISMDPPWLDDINSDITVPIDSDSSSEQENGITTEQPSIQEPVVLAPIARFGTARKNLGEFARSGSQNSFKKAVGHYSKKGMGGASNVAKRMRASTSSVSGLVSFLRDVKDNTLPDIKDWAQNLMSKSPSANEVIDAIIDRVTSEGGIIDEESIKDSMANAMSDLLEQNPDIELLNLGDDESWDLIEGFLAYEASNRLQLDIGQLLERTLSPKEMVQRVDEMRDYLKSEISAQLQQYKSSDKHPDISKLNAVTQLALESTFIVFEGEL
- the qatC gene encoding Qat anti-phage system QueC-like protein QatC gives rise to the protein MKVICAPVNELPTILDSNTKYFSLYSNSGRPNISFISNDWLRALKRDNIAPSNLVWDFVTIALSVAASDLSCEREKSEDGWTRQIELKVYLCNPEPWRSQYKSLEKAFRFLTGDIWKFEFVNNGVQAPTSIIPIEIDVDCVSLLSGGMDSLIGAIDLITNGLKPCFVSQEAKGDVEKQKAFTRQLAPSQQHFRWKNPISLSGRNESSTRGRSIIFLGYALLAATTLSKWKTSTVDIYVPENGFISLNIALNSGRLGSLSTKTTHPVFLGLIQDIWNNLGINAKIVTPYQFKTKGEMLQECKNQDLVQSLVCSTTSCGKYLTHGRTHCGRCVPCMVRRAAFLKAGIADFTIYKYRDLNNNGFSKTQGPNDVNAVASAYVKYQNKGIERIICGALSFSSTNDRHKYVGVVERGLTELGKLLEEHEVL
- a CDS encoding P-loop NTPase fold protein yields the protein MWNDIETTNDLLNFGVVADTAAQLIRDSGNEPLSIGISGSWGSGKSSLVKMIGKSLNEGEQAEQKYLFLEFNAWLYQGFDDAKMALLQSVSEV
- a CDS encoding P-loop NTPase fold protein — protein: MLKWLYYNLYQRFKVLKLGAPVASGAILGGAIGGPIGAAVGAFGGLFKGADLPSQEELVKAQEAYKGLEPELKSILKEEEITSLPKEISSLRQAFEEILEGLNIKLVVLVDDLDRCMPDTAISTLEAMRLLLFLPRTSFIIAADEKMIRSAVRSHFSKIQIDDELVTSYFDKLIQVPLRVPRLGVSEVKAYLILLFAEQAVKKAVITQEVLDEAREKILETVKKPWLGGLKEQAINEAFGASSNSLEKQIDIAEQLAHIMATVEQLAGNPRLIKRFLNNLIIRETIANTQGIGIAFEELVKLQLFERCASPRAFEFLAKKVSESDDGKVDFLIEIEEKLKSGEDYESPDQSWKDPFIEEWLQITPLLSGVDLRPLLHLSKDTIVSLSSVDELSQEAKEIYDALLVVKSSQATLVTKIKSLHEMEANQILIRLKRKLRAQEWNGNSLQGVLHVIRAYPSLGSSLTDLLEEIPSSKRLASFVPLLSNEEWAKSTLLEWSKDTETPKSTQKAINHKFGGQ